Part of the Lotus japonicus ecotype B-129 chromosome 6, LjGifu_v1.2 genome, tatgtatgtatgtatttCTAAACATTTTGTTTTCTTCATCTGCTCAATGTTTGTTGTTCTTCAAACTGAGATGTGCATGTCTAAATTCAAGGAACTGGAAATGAAAAGTATAGAGGCCCTTGTTGTTCCAAGCCAGCTTTATCTGCAAAATGATTATACAGGAAAAAATACAGTTTCTAAAGTGATAGGTCAGAGTGGACAAAGTTCTTTTGCATCAAGAAGTGATGAAGGCACCAAGAAAGCTGATGAAATGGCTCAGGTACCCACATGGAAGTGATGGTATCTAGATTCCAGTTAGGTATTATGTTTCATGAAATCTAAAATAAGTTCTTGAATCCTTATAGTTACAGGTCATTCGGAGAAGTCTTGGGAGAAGTCTGGATATAGACAAACAAATGCACCCAGAAGCATTATTGTTTTGGAATTTATGGCTTGATTCTGAAGCAGAACGCTGTTATAGGAAATATAAAACTTATAATTGCCTTATGGAAGCTGGGGTGGAGGTAGATTGCAAAAATGTCGCGGTATTTCCCTCTACCTAAAAATCTTGTAGCAAAATTCTCTTTGTTTATTAGAATTGATGCTAGTAGCATATCAAAAAACTGCTTCTGTAACATGCATACTAATATGGGTAATGCATCAATTATGTGTTTATGTTTTCAGGAATTGTGGAGGTGACAGTACCTTGTAGATTTTTTAAGAGACACGACTAGTGGCTGTAATTAGACATTAGAGATATCTTACATATTCATCAACTGATTCTGGGATGAATTCTACTTGTACAAATGTAATTGATTCATGTGAATGCAATGGTTCTGGACTGCTATGAAGAGGAAAACAAAATATGTAATTGTTGATGTTGTGCTAACTAAAGACTAAAGAGTTCTATCATCCCACTGAATCTTTTTTGGTGGTTAGTTTTGAATTTTGCAGAAGTTTGCAAAACCAAGTCTAACTGCATTCAAATACTAACCATTGTTGTATATAGATCTTTTATTTGTGTTTTGATATAATTATGTTTATGAACGCATTTTGTTGATATTCTTTAGTGCCATTCGCGTGTTGGGAATTGCTTATTTCTTTTGATTGATCTCTTTGTGATTTGAGCCTAACAGTGATTGAGAACTTGATCAGACATTAGAACAACTTAGAAGTTAGAATAGAAACGTGTCTTTTGCTAATTAGCAACATGCAAACCAACTGTTACAAATGCTAAACATTTAAGCATAATTTGGTAAGGAGAATCAGAAGCACGAAACCTTGTTAGTGAACGGTTAAGGATCATAATCACTCATCAGTAGAGGCCTAGTCATCAATTGAAAGTCAAATtcgcttcttttttttttatacattggaAAAGTAAAAGACAAAAGAACAGAAACTAAGGAATGCCTAGGACATCTTTCAGGATGATAACTTGGAGCTTGGATCAGGCGAGTTCACCATAGTGAAACCCAGGGCTTGATCATGCCAGCTCGCCTTAGCCATCCAGTCAGCTGTTGTGTTCACTTCCCGCGGCACCCAGCTAAGAACCTGCCACAGGAGCTgtatcagagctttaatctcaTTAACAAGCCGAAGCTGGTCTTGTGCGAGGGCCTGAGACCTGTCATGGATTGCATTGGTAAGGGTTCTGCAATCCGATTCACActgcagttttttttttgttacaagaggaaaattcaCATTGCTGTTTGCGAACACGAATTGCAATACTTTGTaacttatctaaaaaaatatagTATACGTTTATATTACATGCTTTAATCCCTGAATCATAAAAATGAGATCACCGACAGAAATTTGAACCTCATACCTATACCATGCAACTAATTGAACCATCCATATTTGGCTTTATCCCTACTGTCTAGTTGAACATAATTGGTTCAAACTctattgagattttttttataaatacatAATTGATTCAAGTGGTATATGTTTCATTTTGATTTCCCTTAAGTAAAATTTTGGGGGGAAAAAAACTCGCTGAGAGAGTTAACACAATGTAGATGCTCTCGGCACGCAATGATTGTCTTCCGTGaaagatatatttttttatgtaccgatatatttattttttaaccaGCATTATAAGATATAAGAATAAAATTCTCTTCAGCGAGAATATTATCGGTTGTGGATATTTAGGtcttaacaaaaaataaaataaaataatcttATGTTATTTAAAACCTAATACCAATAAGGGGTTGGTTTAGTGATAGGTGAGCTAGATCCCTGTAAGGGGGCGAGCACAAGATCAAACTTCAGGAAAGTCATTTATTGGGAGGGACTGTCACAGTTTCTCGAACAAGTTTAcacaagtaaaaaaaaaaaaaccttatatAATACTGTCATGTGAAGATTTTGATATTAGAGATCCATTCCCCAAAATTATGTTAGCAAACCCTATTGATTATGTTAAGAGCAACATCATACTTTACAATATGatcattttgagaaataaaacaattttttatcAACAGTATCTTTCATGTTGGAATGCTATTTTCCATccaattttgttgattttggtTGCTGGTGGGGCTGGTCAGTGGTCATGAACTTGTAGTTGAAGGGTTGTCAGTTAAAGACGTACCTAGCCCAACCGAATCCTTCCTTATACTTCCCGCAATAAATTCAAATATGTATTCTTTGTCatgaaaaaaaaacgaaaaagaaAACCAGACGTTGCTTCTGGTCTCTCACTGTCTCTGAATGATCCTTTGTGTATGATCTAAACAATGAATGACACCAACCCTCCAACCTCTGAAAATGAACCCACCATACCACCATCCACACCTTGACACCAATATACAAATTTGCTTTCATAAAGTCCTCCCAAAGGACCAGTTTCAATGAGTTTATGCTCTTTCATATAAACCCATCAGAGCATAGACTGAGAAGTGAGAAGCAAACTTTCAGGGAAGTTTGTACTGACTTTTTGGTCATAAGGTGGACCAAAACTAAAAATGATGGAATCTGGGGTTCATTTCTGCAACTCTTGTGGGGAACAAATAGGACCTGATGCTAATGGAGAGGTGTTTGTGGCTTGCCATGAGTGCTATTTCCCAATTTGCAAGGCTTGTGTTGATTATGAAATCAATGAGGGGCGCAGGGCCTGCTTGAGATGTAGCACTCCCTATGCTGGTaattgcatgtttggatacaccgTAGATTTTTCACGTTGGAATGAGAATTTATTCTAGCTAAAGCTACCTGAGTGCTAGCAGAATTGATTTAGGAAGACTTGAACATGAATTGAAACATGCTATAACTCTCCAATGTCTAATTTTTACATCCATATTTCCAATTTCAATTGTTGATTTTGTAACTTGCTTTAAACTCCTTTCAATTTGCTTCCATGGTTATTTTACAACAATCTTGGAAGTCTATTATTTATTACTTCATTGGTTTGaagcattttcttttcttctgaattgttctctgattCACTTAAGTAAAgacttatttttttaaataaaaaggtGGCTTCTTTAGTCTCATCAAATGTCCTTTTTAAGTGAAACATCCTAAGGCATGTTTCCTTTTGTATATTTCATAGATGGAACAAAAGATAATGATGACACCAAGGTTTCTGGAAACCAGTCCATAGTGCCTGCCCAGATCAGTATTTCTCAGGTAATGAATTATTAATTAACACATTATTAAGGTGCAAATAGTAATTAGCCTTGATTTTTGGGACCAAAGGGAATTTTGAGGGAAAAGATTAACTTTGAGGTGGCAGATATTCTCTTCTTTGTTCTAGTTCTTACTGCTAAGTTCAAATTTGCACTTACAACCTCTCCTTACATTATGTAGGATGTTGGAATCCATGCTAGGCATGTCAGTACTGTTTCCACAGTGGACAGTGGTAAGGAAGAGACTTCAGACCACATTTTCTACTTCTAGTACAATTTCTATAGAAATTCTCATTAATAGTCATAACACGGTTTCTTCTTGTAGAATTAAATGATGAATCTGGGAATCCAATCTGGAAAAATAGAGTTGAAAGCTGGAAGGAAaaggataaaaagaaaaagaagaaaaaggaagcaCCTAAGGCTGAAAATGAGATGCCAATTCCACCAGAACAGCAGATGGAAGAAATGCAGTAAGTTCATTGAGAAATGTAACACATGCAAGACTGTTAATTGATGATGAATATTTTTCATGAGCTTATTATTTTTGTTGGCTTTCCTCCATTGATTTAAAATCTGTCATACAAATTTAGTCACATTTATTCTGATGTACATGGCTACATGCTGCTGATATGTTTTGCAGGTCCACAGAGGCTGCTGCAGCTGAGCCACTTTCAGTCATTATTCCAATCTCAAAAACTAAACTCTCACCATACAGATTTGTTATAATCATGCGACTGATAATCTTGGGTCTCTTCTTCCATTATCGAGTTACTCATCCTGTTGATAGTGCTTTTGGTCTCTGGTTGACATCTATCATCTGTGAGATCTGGTTTGCATTTTCATGGGTGTTAGATCAGTTCCCTAAATGGTCTCCCATCAATAGGGAAACTTTCATTGACAGGCTCTCTGCAAGGTAAATAATACACAAAGTTGCAAAGTATATGGTAACATTGTTCCTTGTACTTTAAACTTTGAGCTGAAAAATCATGTTGCAGTAGATAAGGTATGCCTCAGTATTTGTTTCTTTACATGTTCAGAATTTGTGAAAGGTAATGCATAAAAAATGTAATCAGTGGAGATCTTTTAACAATTGAACTTAATACATGATAAAGTATTATCGTGCGTGATTGGATCAGCATTTGTCACAACCAATTTTAGTAAAATTGATTATAGTAAAAGCAAGTTGAAAGTGAAGTGATTTATATTTAGGtacatttatgaaaaaattacttttttagGTAATGTTGTTAAACTCAGTTGTAAAATATTACAATTGATTACGTTCAACGCTAGCTTctgccagaattgattttgggtctaaaatcaattctccaacatGACTCCAAAACATCAATATTTTCATCCAGAATTGGTTTTACTCTACCATAATTGATACTGGGGTTTCCAAGGGGAAACCTAAtgtaatatttaaattgatTGAGAACTGATATTTAGTCTGCAATGTGTATTTTGCATGTTGAATGCTAACTCTATTGCCAATCCAGGTATGAACAAAACGTTGAACCCTCTCAGCTTGCTGCTGTGGATTTCTTCGTCAGTACAGTTGATCCTCTGAAAGAACCGCCATTGATCACGGCTAATACAGTTCTTTCTATCCTTGCTGTGGACTACCCTGTGGACAAAGTATCCTGTTATGTTTCAGATGATGGTGCTGCAATGCTGTCATTTGAATCCCTTGTGGAGACAGCTGACTTTGCAAGAAGGTGGGTTCCATTCTGCAAAAAGTTTTCAATTGAACCGCGAGCACCTGAATTTTACTTCTCTCAGAAGATTGACTACCTTAAAGACAAAGTACAACCTTCTTTTGTGAAGGAACGTCGAGCTATGAAGgtaagcatctgaagcttcCTATCTATGATGTCAAAGACAGGATAATCTTGATATTTGAATACATCTGTTTTACTATACTCACCGCCTCTTCATGATTATCTTTCATTTGTTTCAGAGAGACTATGAAGAGTTTAAAGTACGAATGAATGCCTTGGTAGCGAAGGCTCTGAAAACACCAGAAGAAGGGTGGACTATGCAAGATGGAACATCTTGGCCAGGAAATAATACACGCGATCATCCTGGCATGATTCAGGTATATCCATTCACTTTGTGTGTAATCAAATCTAAATGCTGATAGGCATTGTTAGATGCCTAGTTTCTGCAACTTGTCTACAGAGTTATTGAAAGGACCAAATATTGAGGCAGCACGTGCTTAGAATTTTAATGGAATGCATTATAAGTTTTAATTatctattttaattaataacatATAATGTCACCAAATTAAGCCTTTGTGTTCCTTTCTTCAATTTCCACAATATTTGTTCTTACTGTTTCCTCCATTATAAATGACTGCTCCATCTGAAGATTCTATACCTTCATAAAAGCAGTTAGTGTTATGTGTGGGAAGTGAGTaccttttttgtttttgtaagaTTGAATAGTTCTATTAATCAATTATTGGAATAAGTTCATTCTATACAATTCTTATGCTTCTCGTAGGCTGCGTAGCTGCAAAAACTGAATTTTCAAGTGATACTTGTGTTTACCATTGTCAGGTTTTCCTTGGACAAACTGGTGCCCAGGACCTAGAAGGAAATGAACTTCCCAGGTTGGTCTATGTATCCAGAGAGAAAAGGCCAGGTTACCAACACCACAAAAAGGCTGGTGCTGAAAATGCACTGGTATGGATAgatattttcagtttttcacaTTAACATTTTATATAATAAGGCCATTAAGATTTTATAATGCTTGATGCTGACTTGGATTTATACAGGTGAGGGTATCAGCAGTTCTCACAAATGCTCCCTTCATTCTCAATCTTGACTGTGATCATTATCTTAACAATAGCAAGGCTATTCGGGAAGCAATGTGTTTTCTGATGGATCCAGTAGTTGGTAGAGATGTGTGTTATGTGCAGTTCCCCCAAAGATTTGATGGTATTGATCGTAGTGATCGATATGCCAATCGCAACACAGTTTTCTTTGACGTAagttcaaataaaaaatgaagaatTTTACCACTTATACCTTATAGTTACTGTAGCTTCTGTGAATTAGAAATATTAACTATCAAACAAGTACTCACAGCAAAGGTTTTCCTAGACATGAGATTGAAGAGGACTAGTTTTTTTAATCTTtgcatttgttttttttgtGAATGATAGAGTCCAACTACTTTGGAATTTCCCTGCTTCTAGGTCCAGAAATTGTCCCATCATAACAATATTTACATTGTGATGTATATAGTGCATGCAGTGCTGAAACTTTTTAACAACTAAGAAGTAAAAATCACGGACACTACcattataacatgtttggatcaacttctattTCCTttgaatcaattctgacacccAGAAGCTTCTCTCCgtaattgattttggttttagaattaattgttgaaggatttccaaacatgcacttactGTAGTTTCCGACCCTGATAGGTTAACATGAAAGGACTTGATGGCATTCAAGGACCTATGTATGTGGGGACTGGATGTGTTTTCAATAGACAAGCACTTTATGGCTACAGCCCACCTTCTATGCCCAGCTTACCAAAATCTTCATCATGCTGTTGCTGCCGCCCAAAGAAGCCTACCAAAGATGTCTCAGAGCTTTATAGAGATGCAAAGAGGGAAGAGCTTGATGCTGCTATTTTTAATCTTAGAGAGATTGAAAGTAAGCACAGTTAACTTTGTCAGCCAGTTTTACTTAAACATATAGCAGATTCTTCAATGAGGAATAttgttttggtttcttttctttcttgcaGATTATGATGAGTATGAGAGGTCAATGCTGATTTCACAAATGAGCTTTGAGAAAACATTTGGTTTGTCCACTGTTTTCATTGAATCTACACTAATGGAGTATGGAGGGGTGCCTGAATCTGTGGATCCCTCAATGCTGATCAAGGAGGCCATTCATGTAATTAGTTGTGGATATGAAGAGAAGACTGCATGGGGAAAAGAGGTTAGGCTTTTATGTTCATGGTGTTCTTTAACACCTAATGCTCATAATCATGTTCTTTTATTGTAACATCATCTTGAGAATTTGGATCTCCTTTTCTATTTTCAAATTACACTATCGAATACCAATTAATCAAATGGCATCTTATCTATTCAGATTGGTTGGATCTATGGTTCAGTGACTGAGGATATCTTAACCGGGTTCAAGATGCACTGCAGAGGATGGAGGTCAATTTACTGCATGCCCTTAAGGCCTGCATTCAAAGGGTCCGCGCCAATCAACCTTTCTGATCGGTTGCACCAAGTTCTTCGATGGGCCCTCGGATCAGTTGAAATTTTCTTTAGCAGACACTGCCCCCTATGGTATGGTTTTGCAGGCGGTCGCCTGAGCTGGCTGCAGAGACTGGCTTACATCAACACCATTGTCTACCCTTTCACATCTCTTCCTCTAGTTGCATATTGTTCTTTGCCTGCAATTTGCCTTCTTACAGGAAAATTCATCATACCAACGGTAATTTCCTCATCGTTATCTTGGTCTTATCATACAATTGTTATTAATTCACTCAATCCATACGGTAATTACAACAGATATAATATGGAATATGAATTTTGTGTTATTACAATAGTAGCGTGTTTGGATTGATGGTGACACACAATTCAAAACATGATAACTCCAGAAGCTACACTTTGTAGCTAATCCACCGAATTGATTAGGGGGATTTTCACGGCAGAACGAAACAGACTATATATATTCTAATGAAAACAATTTCAAGCAAATCAATTGATGTCAGTATTTCACTACACTAAGTCCTTGCATCACATTGTTGTTGCTGATTTGATGCAGCTTTCAAACCTTGCAAGTGTTCTCTTTCTTGGACTTTTCATTTCCATTATAGCCACTAGTGTGCTTGAGCTGCGGTGGAGCGGTGTAACCATCCAAGATTTGTGGCGAAACGAGCAGTTCTGGGTGATTGGAGGTGTTTCAGCTCATCTCTTCGCCGTCTTCCAAGGATTCCTAAAGATGTTTGCAGGTGTTGACACCAACTTCACAGTCACTTCCAAATCTGCTGATGATGCAGAGTTTGGTGAACTATACATCATCAAATGGACTACACTTTTGATTCCTCCGACGACCCTTATCGTTGTTAACATGGTTGGTGTTGTTGCTGGATTTTCTGATGCACTCAATGGAGGATATGAATCTTGGGGACCACTCATTGGAAAAGTTTTCTTTGCCTTCTGGGTGATTTTTCATCTCTATCCCTTCCTCAAAGGTCTCATGGGTCGCCAGAACCGTACTCCAACCGTGGTTATTCTGTGGTCAGTGCTTCTGGCCTCTGTCTTCTCCCTTGTTTGGGTTAAGATTGATCCATTTGTGAGTAAAGTTGACAGTGCAGCCATCTCTGGAACTTGCATTTCTATTGATTGTTAAGTCACAACAACGATGCTTATCAAAAAGTTTTGATCATTATGTAAAAGATATGGATCATGATGATTCAAGTCATAAGCATTATTAGTTCTTTGTTGAAATGTGTAAGCATTTTGAAGTGAGGTTGTGTACTTCTTCTTTACCATGCTTTGGATGAATTTAATTTCTTGTGTAAAGATCAAACATTGACTAGTTATATCGATATAGtgatttttctttccatttagAAATTGGAATAAtgaatgtgattttttttttcagaaaacaaAACATTGAAACTTTATTATTTAGTTATTGACGTCAGTGTCATTCACTCATGATACAGCTCGACGATCTTATCTTATGACTTATTCTTGGAGTATAGCAAACTTCTTGTGGTTTATGCAATTCATCAATTAGTCAATCTATGTGGTCTGGTTAAATGTAGACCAAATTGCAAAGGAACGTGAGAGATTAATAAGGGTGTGTTTGGTTAAACGTTGAAAGTGGGTCGAAAGTGATTAGCACATTTTCCATGCACATTTGTTTTTTGGGTCGAAGAATCTTCACGTTTTTCTCAATACTTTTATGAACATACTCTaaatttttatcttaatttcaTAATTTGGTTTTGTATTCTCTTTTAATccctttaattatatatatatataaatatattctgaattttaaaatattagttttaaataatttctttaaatgaaatctattaaaaatatgtttattttatattaggttttaaaaaattatcacttaaaaaaaatttaaaaaaaaatctgaaaaacCTTAAAAAATTATAGTAATAAATCAAAAACAGACCAAATTATATCAATGACTTCTTAAATTTTTTCCTTAATTATATGAATCTTTCATTTTCTATGTACTAATTACCTTTATACATTAAAACCAACTAAATTAGGCTTAACTAATTTTCCTTCTTTCATTTCTTTAAAATGTATCTACTACATTTGATTATaagttttttgaaattttaacacCAAAAGAATGAGTTTTTGAAAACATTAATAACATTATCGTGGATTAGCTCTCCATGCATGAATTTTTTCCATTTTACAAAATTCAAACCTCAAATATTATTTAAGGAGAATAAAAATGTATCTAATTGAACTAACAATATGCTAGGACTTGATATATTGGGTTTAAGTTTTAAACtcatatatatgaaaaaaaaaaactcatgaaTTGAGTAGTAGGTAATTTATATCACCCACTCATTATTGAAAAGGGAAAAATGTAAATACTtcttaataatttttctttaaacAAAATGATTATATAATAAGAGAAGCTCACTTAAGGACAAGAAGGGGAaactattaaaataaaatgacggGCCCAAAACCTCCACTtaacaaaaatacaaaattctACCAAAACAACACTTACAACACAGCCCccaaaaaaacacattttttatAAAAGTTGCACAAAAAGAAGACCGTCAATAGCCAGGAAACGAGCTTTTAAATCAGCACCCACTAGATTCTTTACAAGAATTATGTTCTCAAACTGGATTTGGCATGAAATTTAACTGATTAATCTCATTAATTCTAACTCGATTCATCTCAATCCCATTACCACTTCAATTCGACCCGTCCCTATCATGCATAATCAAAACCATTTGGTGATGCTATTCATCTTCAAATCAAATAGACAAATACTACTCTTTTGTTGATCTGTGTCAATTTTAGGTCATGTGTTTAGCAATAATCTCCCCATCACAAATTCAATTCCACCCGCTTGcaataaacataacaatgatTGAAGTTGTTTCTAAGCCATTATCTAGTAAGCATCACACACATCTTACTTGCAATCAATTTCCTGTTAGAGTCAAATTTATCTGGTCATGTCACATAATCACAATAAATGAACAAAAAGTAGATTACTCAGCCAAGAAACCAATAAATTTATCTGGTCACGCAACGATTTTTCATGGATTCTTGAAATGAactttaaaatcattttaattaaTGGTAGGAGgaaaaaaataccataaaagtGGATGCTCCAATCCTAACTTTTGGATTTATGACAAAGTTTTTCTGGCAGATGCACGCTAAAGACAAAGCACAATAGGCAACAAAACATCAATTACAAGGATGTCATACTCTAACAGTATTATTTATAGTAAAATCTCTTAATTAGGAAACCTAAAATTAATAACCCTCTTTgtcttcttattcttcttttgGCCCCCTTTGTGTGATATTTCCTTTTGAGTCCAAGTGAAAGTGATTTGCACTTTGTTGTTGACATGATAACGAAGTCAAGTTAGCAATTTCCAGAAAATGATAAAGGGTGAGTTAATAGATTAAAGAACAACCGAAGGTTGAACTCACACAACTAAAAAGGGTATTGGGTTAAGTACCCCCATGGAGGAAGAGCTGGATCCCACACTACCCATTACCCAATGAAGACCAGAATTAATATTTAGATGAGTAATGATTTAACCTCAATAAAAAAGATTGGTGTTATTGTCCAATAAAAAACCCAGTAACTtacttttttaatttattaattttaactttccTCCCAACTAAACATTTTTCAACCCACATGTCTTATTGTGATTGGATAACAGTGAAGACAATACCAATAGGATTGTAAgcaattttttttccataactCTTAAAAGAATCACTTACTAGTGATGACAACATGTAGTTTAGACACTAGCATTTGAATGCAGAAAAAAGTTAAGGAAGTAAAGTGAAGTATTGCATAAAAGTCAGCTTTTCTTGACACACTTTGTTAAAACTTTACCTGAACCTCAGACTTATATATAGAACAAAAGAAAATGGAGGTGAAAAACTTGATTTTTACCCAAAGATAATTTGTGTACAGTAGATACTACTGTTGAGTTTATGGCGGTTAGAAACCACTACAAAATGTAACGTTACTAGTGCCGCCCAAAAATCAATGTAGGTACACGAATTGCCACAATTTCTTACTCAAATGAAATTCAATTCAAACAAATCTCATGTTCAATAAGTGCGATTTGCATGTTAGgtatttatttaaattacttttttttcgtTAGATATCCTCATAATTGATAGTCATAAGACTAATATTTTTAAAACTCtaaaattacattaaatgaGTAAGTCTTTCATAAATGTGTAAGTCTTTCATGACAAATCATTCTTCATATTTACAAAAGACAAAATGCTTAAGAAACTTAGTGGTGGAcgatattttaatcaatttataaTTAGAATTTTATTAACAGAACttgtgaaaatattaaaaatctCTCTACAAATAATTAAATCCAATCTAGTACGGAAGGCCCATGCATAGCATAAGATACCCTCCGCATAATCTAATTTTCAGAAATATCATGGCTAAAATATTAACTAATTGAAATACTCaccctaatttaattttttaagtaaTCGCttcaaatattattttattctagACATTTTGACCGTTGTTCTTTAAAGAGATTGAAATAACAGGTGCAGTTCTGTAAATATCTTCAAACCCAAGGGAACATAACAAACGCATCCCAACCGTGAACTGTCACAGGCTCTCACACACAGGCCGCTCCTATGCATTTTATACCGTAGGATCCTAACTCTCACT contains:
- the LOC130726264 gene encoding cellulose synthase A catalytic subunit 8 [UDP-forming]-like, encoding MMESGVHFCNSCGEQIGPDANGEVFVACHECYFPICKACVDYEINEGRRACLRCSTPYADGTKDNDDTKVSGNQSIVPAQISISQDVGIHARHVSTVSTVDSELNDESGNPIWKNRVESWKEKDKKKKKKKEAPKAENEMPIPPEQQMEEMQSTEAAAAEPLSVIIPISKTKLSPYRFVIIMRLIILGLFFHYRVTHPVDSAFGLWLTSIICEIWFAFSWVLDQFPKWSPINRETFIDRLSARYEQNVEPSQLAAVDFFVSTVDPLKEPPLITANTVLSILAVDYPVDKVSCYVSDDGAAMLSFESLVETADFARRWVPFCKKFSIEPRAPEFYFSQKIDYLKDKVQPSFVKERRAMKRDYEEFKVRMNALVAKALKTPEEGWTMQDGTSWPGNNTRDHPGMIQVFLGQTGAQDLEGNELPRLVYVSREKRPGYQHHKKAGAENALVRVSAVLTNAPFILNLDCDHYLNNSKAIREAMCFLMDPVVGRDVCYVQFPQRFDGIDRSDRYANRNTVFFDVNMKGLDGIQGPMYVGTGCVFNRQALYGYSPPSMPSLPKSSSCCCCRPKKPTKDVSELYRDAKREELDAAIFNLREIENYDEYERSMLISQMSFEKTFGLSTVFIESTLMEYGGVPESVDPSMLIKEAIHVISCGYEEKTAWGKEIGWIYGSVTEDILTGFKMHCRGWRSIYCMPLRPAFKGSAPINLSDRLHQVLRWALGSVEIFFSRHCPLWYGFAGGRLSWLQRLAYINTIVYPFTSLPLVAYCSLPAICLLTGKFIIPTLSNLASVLFLGLFISIIATSVLELRWSGVTIQDLWRNEQFWVIGGVSAHLFAVFQGFLKMFAGVDTNFTVTSKSADDAEFGELYIIKWTTLLIPPTTLIVVNMVGVVAGFSDALNGGYESWGPLIGKVFFAFWVIFHLYPFLKGLMGRQNRTPTVVILWSVLLASVFSLVWVKIDPFVSKVDSAAISGTCISIDC